A window of Ignavibacterium sp. contains these coding sequences:
- a CDS encoding oligopeptide transporter, OPT family — protein MSEHTSGPIKGLPENAYTELKPGEVYRPLMPPESTPREITPYSVIWGLLMAVLFSAAAAYLGLKIGQVFEAAIPIAIIAVGLSAALKRKGALGENVIIQSIGQNSGLIVAGAIFTIPALYILNLEAHFYQIFLASAFGGILGILFLIPFRKYFVAEMHGKFPFPEATATTEVLVAGEKGGKQALVLVVSGLIGGVYDFIIATFGWWSETFTTRVFAFGEMLADKFKLVFRLNVGAAVMGLGYIVGLKYAAIIVAGSFVSWYLLVPVISYIGAGLTEPFGTGASKLISAMTAEEIFRQYVRHIGIGGIAMAGIIGIIRSSKIIRDAISLGVKEIFEKKDGSNNIIRTQLDLPMKTIVIGIIATAILLLAFFHFGVLNNLGWAVTGLLIVLIISFLFTTVAANAIAIVGTNPVSGMTLMTLILSSIILTSVGLKGQQGMIAALIIGGVVCTALSMAGGFITDLKIGYWLGSTPKKQEQWKFLGVLVSALTVGFVIMILNETYGFVGEGALVAPQANAMAAVIQPLMDQQPAPWTLYIVGAILAATLTMIKVPALAFALGMYIPLELNTPLLVGGLIAHFVSTRSKDEKLNNARRERGTLIASGFIAGGALMGVVSAFLRYLGYNWVDVEWAESHSAELLGLVMFAVICFYMIWDSLRGKAEE, from the coding sequence ATGAGTGAACACACAAGCGGACCAATTAAAGGTCTACCGGAAAATGCTTACACTGAACTTAAACCCGGTGAGGTGTATCGTCCTTTAATGCCTCCGGAATCAACACCGAGAGAAATTACACCTTACTCAGTAATATGGGGATTGCTGATGGCGGTTTTGTTTTCTGCAGCAGCAGCTTACCTTGGTTTGAAAATCGGACAAGTGTTTGAAGCAGCAATTCCGATTGCAATAATTGCAGTTGGACTTTCGGCTGCGCTTAAAAGAAAAGGCGCACTTGGTGAAAATGTGATTATTCAATCAATCGGGCAAAACTCAGGATTGATTGTTGCAGGGGCAATATTCACAATTCCAGCTTTATACATATTAAATCTGGAAGCACATTTTTATCAGATATTTCTTGCCTCAGCATTTGGAGGAATTCTTGGAATTCTTTTTCTGATTCCTTTCAGAAAATATTTTGTTGCAGAAATGCACGGCAAATTTCCTTTTCCCGAAGCAACTGCAACAACAGAAGTTTTGGTAGCAGGTGAAAAAGGTGGTAAGCAGGCACTTGTACTTGTTGTAAGCGGTTTAATAGGAGGTGTATATGATTTCATAATCGCAACATTCGGATGGTGGAGTGAAACATTTACAACAAGAGTTTTTGCTTTTGGTGAAATGCTCGCTGATAAATTTAAACTTGTGTTCAGATTGAATGTTGGTGCTGCTGTGATGGGTCTTGGTTACATTGTCGGATTAAAATACGCTGCGATAATTGTAGCAGGTTCTTTTGTTTCCTGGTATTTACTTGTTCCGGTGATTTCATACATTGGCGCTGGACTAACAGAACCTTTCGGTACAGGAGCATCAAAACTTATTTCTGCAATGACTGCAGAAGAAATTTTCAGACAATATGTCCGGCACATTGGTATCGGTGGAATTGCGATGGCTGGAATAATAGGAATTATTCGCTCTTCGAAAATTATACGAGATGCAATATCGCTTGGAGTAAAAGAAATTTTTGAAAAGAAAGATGGCTCAAACAATATTATCAGAACACAACTCGACCTTCCGATGAAAACTATTGTAATCGGAATTATTGCTACTGCAATTCTGTTGCTTGCTTTCTTCCACTTTGGTGTATTGAATAACCTTGGTTGGGCTGTAACAGGTTTGCTGATTGTTCTGATAATTTCATTCTTATTTACAACTGTTGCTGCAAACGCAATTGCAATTGTTGGAACAAATCCTGTGAGTGGTATGACATTGATGACTTTGATTCTATCATCAATAATTCTTACCTCAGTTGGATTGAAAGGTCAACAGGGAATGATAGCTGCTCTGATAATAGGAGGAGTAGTTTGCACTGCATTATCAATGGCAGGTGGATTCATCACCGATCTAAAGATAGGTTACTGGTTGGGCTCTACTCCAAAGAAACAGGAACAATGGAAATTTCTTGGTGTACTTGTCTCTGCTTTAACAGTTGGATTTGTTATAATGATATTGAATGAAACTTATGGATTTGTTGGTGAAGGTGCCCTTGTTGCGCCTCAGGCGAATGCTATGGCTGCAGTAATTCAACCGTTGATGGATCAACAACCAGCACCGTGGACTCTCTATATCGTCGGTGCGATTTTAGCTGCGACCTTAACTATGATAAAAGTTCCGGCACTGGCATTTGCACTCGGTATGTATATTCCTCTTGAATTGAACACACCCTTACTTGTCGGTGGACTGATTGCTCATTTTGTTTCAACAAGAAGTAAAGATGAAAAACTTAATAATGCAAGAAGAGAACGAGGAACATTAATCGCATCAGGATTTATTGCAGGCGGAGCTTTAATGGGAGTTGTGAGTGCATTTTTAAGATATCTTGGCTACAATTGGGTTGATGTTGAATGGGCGGAATCGCACTCAGCCGAACTACTTGGTTTAGTAATGTTTGCGGTAATATGTTTTTATATGATTTGGGATTCATTAAGAGGAAAAGCAGAAGAGTAA
- a CDS encoding S8 family serine peptidase, translating into MKALRILFVLLLLSSLSFAQESQTFLALKSTGVEDFIKQHPEYDGRGTIIIVLDTGVDIGIDGLVKTSTGQVKVIDVQDFTGEGDMQFYPAEKRTENGKTIFENSDKKFSVKADLEKLLPPSDNNYFIGAFPEKHLINSNSGSADLNGNGSTDDVYYFIVYKTSNDNWVVYFDLNGNGDVSDEKPLRNYRENFDAFTVGRAKGLAPFTMALNIFPEENKVVFFFDDGSHGTHCAGIAAGYNIGEVGLNGVAPGANIIALKIGHNNFPGGATVNESMKKAYLYADELSRERKEPCIVSMSYGIGSEIENRSEMENFLAKLLKENPYLYVSVSNGNEGPGISSSGLPASSNYVFSSGAVLAKEVARDNYGNELPNDVILHFSSRGGEVSKPDVVSPGAATSTVPNFTPGDRFWGTSMACPYSAGVMSLLLSAAQKEFPDVKIPSQLLYKIIRESATYWNQYTVLDQGGGFINVINAYDLMRKFLKNGEHKKFETYTINSFAPNQPDNKANNLYIRDGSFLTTDEVFTFNIKRENSINSDKFYRTYNLKTDADWLKLIQKKIYIRNDQSAVVNVRLDKTKLKLPGLYTAKIIATRDDASSFPEFDMLATVVIPYEFNSSNNYKMIWKDETVQQGMIKRYFIKIPAGQNSMKIVLSRDKMSKEYARCRYFLHNNDGIQVDVSKVLYSVNNDEKVENVYYDLTPGIYEIVVDGFFLASEPSVYNLEVEFSSISRLSNEPLTSDNSSIEVVNYFNEAKTYNLSGELFGFRKNYFIKVDGSGTTKIPFTLIKGEKTKEFSFTLTKEDFNKVTDFSFQILDSSGKAVSKNALSYRSGGNVSVNLPDGKDSANYVLELVPAFVSKDFNANVSVEELTYLSAPIKLDVKSAGRNSITLYPNNIKTLDVKFVKPEMNYSDDSFGFGKIYFKSTSTNNAEYELPINFNY; encoded by the coding sequence ATGAAAGCACTCAGAATTCTTTTTGTTTTGCTCTTGTTAAGTTCTCTTTCTTTCGCCCAGGAAAGTCAGACATTTCTTGCTCTTAAAAGCACTGGTGTAGAAGATTTTATAAAACAACATCCCGAGTATGATGGCAGAGGAACAATTATTATTGTGCTTGATACAGGTGTGGATATTGGAATTGATGGCTTGGTTAAAACATCAACCGGACAGGTAAAAGTAATTGATGTTCAGGATTTTACTGGTGAAGGTGATATGCAATTTTATCCGGCAGAAAAAAGAACTGAGAATGGAAAAACGATTTTTGAAAACTCAGATAAAAAATTTTCTGTTAAAGCTGATTTGGAAAAATTACTTCCACCTTCGGATAACAATTATTTTATCGGAGCTTTTCCTGAAAAACATCTTATTAATTCAAACAGTGGCTCTGCTGACCTTAACGGAAATGGCTCAACTGATGATGTCTATTATTTTATAGTTTATAAGACTTCAAACGATAATTGGGTTGTTTACTTTGATTTGAATGGAAATGGTGATGTGTCAGATGAAAAACCCTTGAGAAACTATAGAGAAAATTTTGATGCTTTTACTGTTGGAAGAGCAAAAGGCTTGGCACCATTTACGATGGCGTTAAATATTTTCCCCGAAGAAAACAAAGTTGTATTCTTTTTCGATGATGGTTCACACGGAACTCATTGCGCGGGAATTGCAGCAGGATACAATATTGGCGAAGTCGGTTTAAATGGAGTAGCTCCTGGCGCAAATATTATTGCTTTGAAAATCGGTCATAATAACTTTCCCGGCGGTGCAACAGTTAATGAAAGTATGAAGAAAGCTTATCTGTATGCTGATGAACTTTCGCGCGAAAGAAAAGAACCTTGTATTGTAAGTATGAGTTATGGAATCGGCAGCGAAATAGAAAATCGTTCAGAGATGGAAAATTTTCTCGCGAAACTCTTAAAAGAAAATCCCTATCTCTATGTAAGTGTAAGCAATGGTAATGAAGGACCCGGAATTTCATCTTCCGGATTACCTGCTTCAAGTAATTATGTTTTCTCATCCGGAGCTGTGCTTGCAAAAGAAGTTGCGCGAGATAATTATGGAAATGAATTACCGAACGATGTAATTCTTCATTTCAGCTCAAGAGGTGGCGAAGTAAGCAAACCGGATGTTGTATCTCCCGGTGCTGCAACTTCAACTGTACCGAATTTTACTCCCGGTGATAGATTTTGGGGAACAAGTATGGCTTGTCCTTATTCTGCGGGTGTGATGTCTCTTTTATTAAGTGCAGCGCAAAAAGAATTTCCGGATGTTAAAATTCCATCACAACTTTTATATAAAATAATTAGAGAGTCCGCAACATATTGGAATCAGTACACAGTTCTTGATCAAGGTGGTGGATTTATAAATGTTATTAATGCTTATGATTTGATGAGAAAGTTTTTGAAGAACGGTGAGCATAAAAAATTTGAGACTTATACAATAAATTCTTTTGCACCAAATCAGCCGGATAACAAAGCAAATAATCTTTATATAAGAGATGGTTCATTTCTTACAACTGATGAAGTATTCACTTTCAACATAAAAAGAGAAAACTCAATAAACTCAGACAAGTTTTACAGAACTTATAACTTAAAAACAGATGCAGACTGGTTAAAACTTATTCAGAAAAAAATTTACATTCGGAATGATCAATCGGCTGTTGTTAATGTTAGACTGGATAAAACAAAGTTGAAATTGCCCGGACTTTACACAGCTAAAATTATAGCAACAAGAGATGATGCATCGTCATTCCCTGAGTTTGATATGCTTGCCACTGTTGTTATTCCGTATGAATTCAATTCATCAAACAATTATAAAATGATTTGGAAGGATGAAACTGTTCAGCAGGGAATGATTAAAAGATATTTTATAAAAATTCCTGCAGGACAAAACTCAATGAAGATTGTTTTGAGCCGAGACAAAATGTCGAAGGAATATGCGCGCTGCAGATACTTTTTGCACAACAATGATGGAATTCAGGTAGATGTTTCAAAAGTTCTTTATTCTGTAAATAATGATGAAAAGGTTGAGAATGTTTATTATGATTTAACTCCAGGCATTTATGAAATAGTTGTTGATGGATTTTTCCTTGCTTCCGAGCCATCTGTTTATAATCTCGAAGTTGAATTCAGTTCTATTAGTAGATTGAGTAATGAACCACTTACTTCAGATAATTCATCAATCGAAGTTGTAAATTATTTTAACGAAGCAAAAACTTATAATTTGAGTGGTGAATTGTTTGGCTTCAGGAAAAACTATTTTATTAAAGTTGATGGTAGCGGCACAACGAAAATTCCATTCACTCTTATTAAGGGAGAGAAGACGAAAGAATTTTCTTTTACACTTACCAAAGAAGACTTTAATAAAGTAACAGATTTTTCATTTCAGATTTTGGATTCATCAGGAAAAGCAGTGAGTAAAAACGCACTATCATACAGAAGCGGTGGAAATGTAAGTGTTAACTTGCCGGATGGAAAAGACAGTGCGAACTATGTTTTAGAATTAGTGCCGGCTTTTGTTAGCAAAGATTTTAATGCAAATGTATCTGTTGAGGAATTAACTTATCTTTCTGCGCCCATAAAACTTGATGTTAAAAGTGCAGGAAGAAATTCGATTACTCTTTATCCAAATAATATTAAGACACTCGATGTTAAATTTGTAAAACCCGAAATGAATTATTCAGATGACAGTTTTGGTTTTGGAAAAATCTATTTCAAATCAACATCAACAAATAACGCGGAATATGAACTACCTATTAATTTCAATTATTGA
- the rsmI gene encoding 16S rRNA (cytidine(1402)-2'-O)-methyltransferase, producing the protein MKSKLYIVSTSIGNYEDITLRALRVLKECDFIICEEYKEARRLLSHYQIQKELLALNEHNEKEVSSEIISRIKSGQTAALISDCGTPLFSDPGHFLVSLAIQNKFDIIPVPGASSLLSALVGSGLDFEKFYYYGWLSPKKEIRKKQLFDLKRIKETIIILDTPYRLQTLLEDVVKILGEKVYIVLAYELTKEKEKFYRGTALQIFNIAQKENLKGEFVLMLKNDNKKFNRT; encoded by the coding sequence ATGAAATCAAAGCTTTACATTGTCTCAACATCGATTGGTAACTACGAAGATATCACTCTTCGAGCTTTAAGGGTTCTGAAGGAATGTGATTTTATAATTTGTGAGGAATATAAAGAAGCAAGAAGATTACTTTCGCATTATCAAATTCAGAAAGAATTGCTTGCGCTTAATGAACATAATGAAAAAGAAGTATCGTCGGAAATAATCTCGCGAATCAAATCCGGTCAAACAGCGGCTTTAATATCTGATTGTGGAACTCCATTGTTTTCTGATCCGGGACATTTTCTTGTTAGTCTTGCCATTCAAAATAAATTTGATATTATTCCCGTGCCCGGTGCAAGTTCATTACTTTCAGCGCTGGTTGGAAGCGGACTGGACTTTGAGAAGTTCTATTACTACGGCTGGCTTTCTCCCAAAAAAGAAATTCGTAAAAAACAATTATTTGATTTGAAGAGAATTAAAGAAACAATAATTATCCTTGATACTCCATATCGTTTGCAAACCCTTCTTGAAGATGTTGTAAAGATTCTTGGCGAAAAAGTTTATATAGTTCTGGCTTATGAATTAACCAAAGAAAAAGAAAAATTTTATCGCGGCACAGCTTTGCAGATTTTTAATATAGCACAAAAAGAAAATCTTAAAGGCGAGTTTGTGCTGATGTTAAAGAACGATAACAAAAAGTTTAACCGTACTTAA